The proteins below are encoded in one region of Qingshengfaniella alkalisoli:
- the phnN gene encoding phosphonate metabolism protein/1,5-bisphosphokinase (PRPP-forming) PhnN: MTWGRIIAVVGPSGVGKDSVIRRLCAVGSNLQCVRRVITRPSDAESEDFEGVSDEEFSARLAAGDFALHWRAHGLNYGVPATELAVISQGVDILVNLSRAVLHDAAESFSDMEVISLTASPATLAARLKGRGRETAEDIGRRLSRSNDDWKRTLPDHVLIHEIANDGSLDDTVRHLRARLCPSSRPFTHDAPN, encoded by the coding sequence ATGACGTGGGGCCGCATCATAGCCGTTGTCGGCCCCTCCGGCGTCGGCAAGGACAGCGTTATACGCCGACTGTGCGCCGTTGGTTCAAATTTGCAATGCGTGCGCCGTGTGATCACACGCCCTTCGGATGCGGAAAGCGAGGATTTCGAAGGGGTTTCGGACGAGGAGTTTTCTGCACGTCTGGCCGCAGGGGACTTCGCTTTGCACTGGCGAGCGCATGGGTTGAATTACGGGGTTCCCGCGACCGAACTGGCAGTGATCTCCCAAGGCGTCGACATCCTTGTGAATCTCTCTCGCGCTGTGCTCCACGATGCAGCCGAGAGCTTCTCGGACATGGAAGTCATCAGCCTGACGGCGTCCCCTGCAACGCTCGCCGCGCGCCTCAAGGGACGTGGTCGTGAAACCGCAGAAGACATCGGTCGCCGATTGTCGCGATCAAATGACGATTGGAAACGCACACTTCCCGATCACGTTTTGATCCACGAGATTGCCAACGACGGATCGCTTGACGATACCGTTCGACACCTGCGGGCGCGGCTGTGTCCGAGTTCCCGCCCCTTCACCCATGATGCCCCGAACTGA
- a CDS encoding alpha-D-ribose 1-methylphosphonate 5-triphosphate diphosphatase, translated as MTTETIFTNARIVLADEVIDGSLTVRDGIIIGIEVGKRSASNTVDCNGDYLSPGLIELHTDNLERHIEPRPDVDWPHASAIIAHDAELAGVGITTVFDALRLGVIANVSNSERRYARQLATELIEMRSEAALKISHFLHLRAEVCSETLMEELDEFGPEDRVGIVSLMDHTPGQRQFRDIDKLRAYVMGKRGLNEEQFQDHVASLTALRDRHGDRHEAAVVEAASRYGAVLASHDDTTADHVDLSASYGVGLAEFPTTLEAARQCHAQGIAVMMGAPNLIRGGSHSGNVAAAELAEAGLLDVVSSDYVPAALLQAAVLLGDLWDNIARGLHTVTAAPAKAAGLTDRGSLDIGKRADLLRFQRKGRLVLPRGVWVRGARVA; from the coding sequence ATGACTACTGAAACTATTTTCACCAATGCGCGCATCGTTCTGGCCGACGAGGTCATCGACGGCTCCTTGACCGTTCGCGATGGTATCATAATCGGAATCGAGGTGGGAAAGCGCTCCGCCTCCAACACGGTGGATTGCAACGGTGACTATCTAAGTCCGGGCCTGATCGAATTGCACACAGACAACCTCGAACGCCATATCGAACCGCGACCCGATGTCGACTGGCCCCATGCCTCGGCAATCATCGCGCATGACGCGGAACTGGCGGGTGTTGGCATCACCACCGTCTTCGATGCGTTGCGGCTGGGTGTCATCGCGAATGTCAGCAACTCGGAACGCCGCTATGCCCGCCAGTTGGCCACGGAACTTATCGAGATGAGGTCTGAAGCCGCGCTCAAGATCAGCCATTTCCTGCATTTGCGGGCAGAGGTCTGTTCAGAAACGTTGATGGAAGAACTGGACGAATTCGGACCCGAAGACCGTGTCGGCATCGTCAGCCTGATGGATCACACGCCGGGCCAGCGCCAGTTCCGCGACATCGACAAGCTGCGGGCCTATGTTATGGGCAAACGCGGGCTGAACGAGGAACAGTTTCAGGACCACGTGGCCTCGCTGACTGCGCTGCGCGACCGGCACGGGGATCGCCACGAGGCTGCTGTGGTTGAAGCCGCTTCACGCTACGGCGCGGTACTGGCCAGCCATGACGACACCACTGCTGACCATGTCGATCTGTCGGCAAGCTACGGTGTCGGTCTGGCGGAGTTTCCCACCACGCTGGAAGCCGCGCGTCAGTGCCACGCACAAGGGATCGCCGTGATGATGGGCGCGCCGAACCTGATACGCGGCGGGTCGCATTCGGGCAATGTCGCAGCGGCAGAGCTGGCAGAAGCCGGCCTGCTGGACGTCGTGTCCTCAGATTACGTCCCCGCCGCGTTGTTGCAGGCGGCAGTGTTGCTGGGCGATCTGTGGGATAACATTGCGCGTGGCTTGCATACCGTCACGGCCGCGCCCGCTAAAGCAGCCGGGCTGACGGATCGCGGTAGCCTGGACATTGGCAAACGCGCCGACCTGTTGAGGTTCCAGCGCAAGGGACGGCTCGTCCTGCCGCGCGGCGTTTGGGTGCGCGGCGCACGCGTGGCCTGA
- the ilvA gene encoding threonine ammonia-lyase IlvA, which produces MTTFADAALAATARMRAVFDATPLQRNAYLSAKFDADIWLKREDLTPVRSYKLRGAYNAMRKVRAITPDQRQFICASAGNHAQGVAYACLHFGVQGTIFMPVTTPKQKIDKTRAFGQDAIEIRLVGDYFDDTLAAAQAYCNEVGGHFLAPFDDLDVIEGQASVMVEILDQIDATPDMVIVPVGGGGLSAGIRTFLAEVAPDVALRFVEPAGGTSLAAALSAGQPVTLPSVDNFVDGAAVARIGEKPFAVLSDVSVKHVIAAPENRICGTLLAMLNTEGIVLEPAGALSVDALEDLRDQIKGKTVVCVTSGGNFDFERLPDVRERAQRFKGEKKYFILRLPQRPGALRDFLNILGPDDDIARFEYLKKSARNFGSVLIGIETTDPANFSALFGRLDDAGYVYQDITDNLTLAEFLI; this is translated from the coding sequence ATGACAACCTTTGCTGATGCCGCCCTTGCCGCCACGGCCCGGATGCGTGCCGTCTTTGATGCGACGCCGCTTCAACGCAACGCCTATCTCAGCGCGAAATTCGACGCAGATATATGGCTGAAGCGCGAGGATCTGACGCCTGTGCGGTCCTACAAGTTGCGCGGCGCCTATAACGCCATGCGCAAGGTGCGTGCGATCACACCTGATCAGCGGCAGTTCATCTGCGCCAGCGCCGGCAATCACGCGCAAGGCGTCGCCTATGCCTGTCTGCATTTCGGGGTTCAGGGCACTATCTTCATGCCCGTCACGACACCCAAGCAGAAGATCGACAAGACGCGCGCCTTCGGACAGGATGCCATCGAGATCCGTTTGGTGGGCGACTATTTCGACGACACGCTGGCCGCCGCGCAGGCCTACTGCAACGAAGTGGGAGGGCATTTCCTTGCGCCCTTCGATGACCTCGATGTGATTGAAGGGCAGGCCTCGGTGATGGTTGAAATCCTCGACCAGATCGACGCGACGCCCGACATGGTGATCGTTCCCGTCGGCGGTGGCGGGCTGTCGGCAGGCATCAGAACCTTTCTGGCAGAGGTGGCCCCCGATGTCGCCCTGCGCTTCGTTGAACCCGCAGGCGGCACCAGCCTCGCCGCGGCGCTGAGCGCAGGCCAACCCGTTACACTTCCGTCCGTAGACAATTTTGTCGATGGCGCGGCTGTCGCCCGCATTGGCGAAAAACCCTTTGCGGTTTTGTCGGACGTTTCGGTCAAACACGTGATCGCCGCGCCGGAAAACCGCATCTGCGGCACGCTTCTGGCAATGCTGAACACCGAAGGCATCGTGCTCGAACCAGCAGGCGCATTGTCGGTCGATGCGCTTGAAGACCTGCGCGACCAGATCAAGGGAAAGACGGTTGTCTGTGTAACGTCAGGCGGCAATTTCGACTTCGAGCGCCTGCCTGATGTTCGTGAGAGGGCACAGCGGTTCAAGGGCGAAAAGAAATACTTCATCCTGCGCTTGCCTCAGCGGCCCGGCGCGTTGCGCGACTTTCTGAACATACTCGGGCCGGATGATGACATCGCGCGTTTCGAGTATCTCAAGAAATCGGCCCGCAATTTCGGTTCTGTTCTGATCGGTATAGAAACCACCGATCCGGCAAACTTTTCCGCGCTTTTTGGGCGATTGGATGATGCAGGCTACGTCTATCAGGACATTACCGACAACCTGACCCTCGCCGAATTCCTGATCTGA
- a CDS encoding NUDIX domain-containing protein yields MRRFGERVVQGQRYEIRPGAYTIVTRGSNILLTHQMAPTPEFQLPGGGIDPGESPLQALHREVFEETGWRIRPVRRLTAYRRFVFMPDYDKWAEKVCIIYLSRAVHRLAPPSEDGHTAVWLSAGIALEVLAGEGDREILASVLDQSSLR; encoded by the coding sequence ATGCGCAGATTCGGCGAGCGGGTTGTTCAGGGTCAGAGATACGAAATCAGACCGGGCGCGTACACCATTGTGACGCGAGGCTCAAACATCTTACTGACACATCAGATGGCGCCGACGCCAGAATTTCAACTGCCGGGTGGTGGAATCGACCCCGGCGAGTCGCCCTTGCAGGCGCTGCATCGCGAAGTGTTCGAGGAAACCGGCTGGCGGATTCGTCCCGTTCGGCGGCTGACAGCGTATCGCCGCTTCGTATTCATGCCCGACTACGACAAATGGGCGGAGAAGGTTTGCATCATCTACCTGTCCCGCGCAGTGCATCGACTGGCTCCTCCTTCAGAGGACGGCCATACGGCAGTTTGGCTGTCGGCAGGGATTGCGCTGGAGGTCCTGGCCGGTGAGGGCGACCGTGAGATACTGGCCTCGGTGCTCGATCAGTCCTCGTTGCGATAG
- a CDS encoding Hsp33 family molecular chaperone HslO, translating into MTLGSQIAWDDTVLPFQLDRSDIRGRVARLDGVLDRVLEQHDYPPAIEALVAEMALLTALIGQTIKLRWKLSLQVRGDGPARLIATDYYGPTEEGEPARVRAYASYDEDRLDPAGDGFAQIGKGYFAILIDQGQGTTPYQGITPIAGGSLRACAETYFAQSEQLPTRFSLSFGASKLLGQPQGWRAGGVMLQHMPKASPFAAGEGGSGEGDLLDAVDILDDDEEENWGRANHLLDTVEDLELIGPSVQPTELLVRLFHEEQPRVFDPQPVHFGCTCSEDKVRQSLSIYSARDIAHMTTEEGTVTADCQFCGAHYVLDPTTLGFEATDRPDAADGNDG; encoded by the coding sequence ATGACACTCGGATCTCAAATCGCCTGGGACGATACAGTCCTGCCCTTCCAGCTTGACCGGTCGGATATCCGTGGCCGCGTGGCGCGGCTCGACGGGGTGCTCGACCGTGTGTTGGAACAACATGATTACCCGCCCGCCATCGAAGCGCTTGTTGCGGAAATGGCCTTGCTGACCGCGCTGATTGGCCAGACCATCAAGCTGCGCTGGAAGCTGTCGCTTCAGGTGCGTGGCGATGGTCCTGCACGCCTGATCGCCACCGATTACTACGGCCCGACCGAAGAAGGCGAACCCGCCCGCGTGCGCGCCTATGCCAGTTATGACGAAGATCGCCTCGATCCCGCTGGCGATGGGTTCGCACAGATCGGCAAAGGCTACTTCGCGATCCTGATCGATCAGGGGCAGGGAACCACGCCTTATCAGGGCATTACGCCAATTGCAGGCGGGTCACTGCGCGCATGTGCCGAAACCTATTTCGCGCAGTCCGAACAGCTACCCACCCGTTTTTCGCTGTCGTTCGGGGCCTCCAAGTTGCTGGGTCAGCCGCAAGGTTGGCGTGCTGGCGGCGTGATGCTGCAGCACATGCCCAAGGCTTCGCCCTTCGCGGCTGGGGAAGGGGGTTCCGGTGAGGGCGACTTGTTGGATGCCGTCGATATCCTCGATGACGACGAAGAGGAAAACTGGGGCCGTGCCAACCACCTGCTGGATACAGTCGAAGATCTCGAACTGATCGGCCCTTCTGTGCAACCGACCGAGCTTCTGGTGCGTCTGTTTCATGAAGAACAGCCGCGCGTCTTCGATCCGCAGCCTGTGCATTTCGGCTGTACCTGCAGCGAGGACAAGGTCCGCCAAAGCCTGTCGATCTATTCGGCCAGGGACATCGCGCATATGACCACCGAGGAAGGCACCGTCACCGCCGATTGCCAGTTCTGCGGCGCGCATTACGTGCTGGACCCGACCACCTTGGGGTTCGAGGCTACGGACAGGCCCGACGCTGCGGATGGCAATGACGGCTGA
- a CDS encoding NUDIX hydrolase — protein MAMTADVCQALERALALQGGPSSDFDLNPDVQLHEGRKLRPASVLIALEESPSGFDVLLTKRTSHLKHHPGQISFPGGKLEPDDATPEICALREAEEEIGLPRDAVRVMGRLPDHETVTGFQVTPVVGRITTAFAPVPELGEVAEIFRVPFSFLVDPSNFRVEARRWRGQRRQYFVVPWGPYYIWGATARMLHSLAERYHP, from the coding sequence ATGGCAATGACGGCTGATGTTTGCCAGGCCTTAGAACGCGCGCTCGCCCTTCAGGGCGGGCCGTCCTCCGATTTCGATCTGAACCCGGATGTGCAACTACACGAAGGCCGCAAATTGCGACCTGCCTCGGTCCTGATCGCGCTGGAAGAAAGCCCTAGCGGGTTCGACGTACTTCTGACCAAGCGCACGTCGCATTTGAAGCATCATCCGGGACAGATTTCCTTTCCGGGTGGCAAGCTCGAACCGGATGACGCGACACCTGAAATCTGCGCCTTGCGCGAAGCCGAAGAAGAAATCGGTCTGCCACGCGACGCCGTGCGCGTCATGGGTCGGTTGCCCGATCATGAAACAGTCACCGGTTTTCAGGTAACGCCTGTTGTCGGGCGCATCACGACCGCCTTCGCACCCGTGCCAGAACTCGGTGAAGTGGCAGAAATTTTTCGCGTGCCCTTCAGCTTTCTTGTAGACCCGTCCAATTTTCGCGTGGAAGCGCGGCGATGGCGCGGTCAGCGGCGGCAATACTTCGTTGTGCCTTGGGGACCATACTACATATGGGGCGCAACGGCGCGGATGCTCCATTCGCTGGCGGAAAGGTATCACCCATGA
- a CDS encoding CCA tRNA nucleotidyltransferase codes for MRISADWLTAPASRAVCAALNDAGHEALFVGGCVRNALLGVPVSDLDIATDARPQQTIAALDAAGLKAIPTGLDHGTVTAVVDGKPFEITTFRKDVDTDGRHARVAFSHNLADDAQRRDFTMNALYARPDGEVLDPVGGLDDLQARRLRFIGSPDARIAEDYLRILRFFRFHAFYADPALGMDADALAACAAGLDGLDRVSAERIGQEMRKLLTAREPSQSVAAMEQTGVLLRILPGAAAKALPVLVHLEQQVHASPDAMRRLASLGGEGAAEKLRLSKAEQKSLALLRNGVAAPDSAVVLAYRHGTKVALDIMLLRGALMEMPLPDDVAARIDHGASAKFPVAAADLMPDYTGAALGARLKDLESRWIASDFSLSRADLLGDHDDD; via the coding sequence ATCCGCATCTCTGCAGATTGGCTGACGGCTCCGGCGTCTCGCGCGGTATGTGCGGCGCTGAACGATGCGGGTCATGAGGCGCTTTTCGTGGGCGGCTGCGTGCGAAACGCACTGCTGGGGGTGCCGGTGTCGGATCTGGACATTGCCACGGATGCTCGTCCTCAACAAACCATCGCGGCGCTAGACGCGGCGGGCCTGAAGGCTATTCCGACCGGTTTGGATCACGGCACGGTTACAGCCGTGGTGGACGGCAAGCCGTTTGAAATCACAACCTTTCGCAAAGACGTCGACACCGATGGCCGCCATGCCCGTGTCGCGTTCTCTCACAACCTGGCAGACGATGCCCAACGGCGCGACTTCACCATGAACGCGCTTTATGCGCGGCCCGACGGCGAGGTTCTGGACCCTGTTGGCGGGCTGGATGATCTTCAGGCGCGGCGACTGCGTTTTATTGGATCACCCGACGCGCGGATCGCGGAGGATTATCTCCGCATCCTGCGCTTTTTCCGCTTCCATGCATTCTATGCCGATCCTGCACTTGGCATGGACGCTGACGCGCTTGCCGCCTGTGCTGCCGGTTTGGACGGGCTGGATCGTGTGTCAGCCGAACGCATCGGGCAGGAAATGCGCAAATTGTTGACCGCGCGGGAGCCTTCGCAATCGGTGGCGGCGATGGAACAAACAGGCGTTCTGCTTCGCATCCTGCCAGGGGCGGCGGCCAAGGCGCTGCCGGTTCTGGTCCATCTGGAACAACAAGTCCACGCATCCCCAGATGCCATGCGCCGATTGGCATCCTTGGGCGGCGAGGGCGCGGCGGAAAAGTTGCGGCTGAGCAAGGCGGAACAGAAATCGCTCGCCCTGCTTCGTAACGGCGTCGCCGCACCCGATTCCGCCGTTGTTCTGGCCTATCGCCACGGGACGAAGGTGGCTCTCGACATTATGCTGCTGCGCGGGGCGTTGATGGAAATGCCTTTGCCCGATGACGTCGCGGCCCGGATCGATCATGGTGCTTCGGCCAAATTCCCTGTTGCGGCGGCGGACCTGATGCCCGATTACACGGGCGCAGCGCTCGGCGCACGTCTGAAGGACTTGGAATCCAGATGGATCGCGTCAGATTTCAGCCTGTCACGGGCGGACCTGCTCGGAGATCATGATGACGATTGA
- a CDS encoding LysE family translocator: MTIDTLFALMALLFTAAFTPGPNNALLANSGATFGLGRTVPHILGVALGFSLMLFIVGFMLGGLFQASVLLQNLLKWGGILVLLWLAWKIASAGGLTGKSGRPRPFTFVEAAAFQWINPKAWVMAIAVTTQFVLVDAPLQSAVIVAAVSVAAGLTSASSWAVLGQYLTRWLNTPERLRAFNILMGALIAGCVLFLLKA, translated from the coding sequence ATGACGATTGACACCCTTTTCGCGCTGATGGCGCTTCTGTTCACAGCCGCGTTCACACCGGGGCCGAACAACGCGCTTCTGGCCAATAGCGGTGCCACCTTCGGCCTGGGCCGCACGGTGCCGCATATTCTTGGTGTGGCGCTTGGCTTTTCCCTGATGCTGTTTATCGTCGGCTTCATGCTGGGCGGGTTGTTTCAGGCGTCGGTTCTGCTTCAGAACCTGCTGAAATGGGGTGGCATCCTTGTCCTGCTTTGGCTGGCTTGGAAAATCGCGAGCGCTGGCGGACTGACCGGCAAATCGGGACGCCCGCGCCCCTTCACATTCGTCGAGGCCGCCGCATTTCAATGGATCAACCCCAAGGCATGGGTCATGGCCATTGCCGTGACCACCCAGTTTGTTCTAGTTGATGCGCCCTTGCAGTCCGCCGTCATTGTGGCGGCGGTCAGCGTCGCAGCCGGATTGACCAGCGCATCGTCCTGGGCAGTGCTTGGACAGTACCTGACCCGCTGGCTGAACACGCCTGAACGTCTGCGCGCCTTCAACATCTTGATGGGGGCATTGATCGCGGGCTGTGTCCTGTTCTTGCTCAAAGCCTGA
- a CDS encoding ABC transporter ATP-binding protein yields MSQLTRLSGLIDAFRPADGPPPRSLAKFCLWAVKGATPVLLMAGLVSACAGALEVFTAVVLGRVVDTAVEADARTFFTDHWTLLLGCLLFFIVLRPLVLGLSAAAQGIAVSPNLQPLVLSRLHRWTMGHAVTFFDNDFAGRIAQKQMQTARAITDVTTEIINVVAFALASLVGSALLLTSIDWRIGLVLVLWIVAYFGLIRWFMPRVRHVSKNRASARAMVTGQVVDTITNIKTVKLFAHADHEDKVALDAMSAFREKAIQFGGISTMFRFTLMTLAGVLPAVLIGGTLVLWSQGAATPGDIAAAGAVSLRLAQMTGWVSFTLMGLYANIGEVEDGMRTLTPPQTITDAPDAVDLGEVADIRFDHVSFAYGRKTGGVEDIDLHIARGEKLGIVGASGAGKSTLVALLLRLYDPEKGQVTVSEQDLRGLTQESLRRSVGMVTQETAMFNRSTRENILYGRPDATEEEMIEAAERAEAHDFILQLEDHKGRKGYDAHLGERGVRLSGGQRQRIALARAILKNAPILVLDEATSALDSEVEASIQEALERVMEGKTVLAIAHRLSTLAQMDRIIVLDDGRVVEEGTHQQLLEQRGLYARYWQRQSGGFICADDESAEAAE; encoded by the coding sequence ATGAGCCAACTGACCCGCCTTTCAGGCCTGATTGATGCCTTCCGGCCCGCCGATGGCCCGCCGCCGCGCAGCCTTGCCAAATTTTGCTTATGGGCGGTGAAAGGGGCGACGCCAGTCCTGTTGATGGCGGGTCTGGTCTCGGCCTGTGCCGGTGCGCTGGAGGTCTTCACAGCCGTTGTTCTCGGCCGCGTCGTGGATACTGCCGTGGAAGCCGACGCCCGGACCTTCTTTACGGATCACTGGACTCTTTTGTTGGGATGTCTGTTGTTCTTCATCGTGTTGCGACCGTTGGTTCTGGGTTTGTCGGCAGCGGCACAGGGTATTGCCGTTTCCCCGAATCTGCAACCTTTGGTCCTGTCGCGGTTGCACCGCTGGACGATGGGTCATGCGGTGACGTTCTTCGATAATGATTTCGCCGGCCGCATTGCCCAGAAGCAAATGCAAACAGCGCGCGCCATCACCGATGTAACCACGGAAATCATCAACGTGGTGGCATTTGCGTTGGCCTCGCTGGTTGGGTCCGCGCTGCTGCTGACTTCGATCGACTGGCGCATCGGGCTGGTGCTGGTTTTATGGATCGTCGCTTATTTCGGTTTGATCCGCTGGTTCATGCCGCGCGTTCGTCATGTATCCAAGAACCGTGCTTCGGCGCGTGCCATGGTCACCGGGCAGGTGGTCGATACGATCACCAACATCAAGACCGTCAAGCTGTTCGCCCATGCTGACCATGAAGACAAGGTTGCGCTGGATGCCATGAGTGCCTTCCGCGAAAAGGCCATCCAGTTCGGCGGTATCTCCACCATGTTCCGCTTCACGCTGATGACTTTGGCCGGGGTTTTACCCGCCGTGTTGATCGGAGGAACGCTCGTCCTGTGGAGCCAAGGGGCTGCAACGCCGGGCGACATCGCCGCTGCCGGGGCCGTGTCGCTTCGTCTGGCGCAGATGACAGGCTGGGTCAGCTTCACCCTGATGGGGCTTTACGCGAACATCGGCGAGGTCGAAGACGGCATGCGCACCCTGACGCCTCCGCAAACCATTACAGATGCCCCCGATGCAGTCGATCTAGGGGAGGTCGCGGATATCCGCTTCGATCACGTCAGCTTTGCCTATGGCCGCAAGACGGGTGGGGTGGAAGACATCGACCTTCATATAGCCCGTGGAGAAAAGCTGGGCATCGTTGGCGCGTCGGGCGCAGGTAAATCGACCTTGGTGGCGCTTCTGCTGCGGCTTTACGACCCGGAAAAGGGGCAGGTGACCGTGTCCGAGCAGGATCTGCGCGGGCTGACACAGGAAAGCCTGCGTCGCAGCGTCGGCATGGTCACGCAGGAAACCGCGATGTTCAATCGCTCGACCCGTGAAAACATCCTGTATGGTCGTCCGGATGCGACCGAGGAGGAGATGATCGAAGCCGCTGAGCGCGCCGAAGCCCATGATTTCATCCTGCAACTCGAAGATCACAAGGGTCGCAAGGGCTATGACGCACATCTGGGGGAACGCGGAGTGCGCCTGTCAGGCGGTCAACGTCAACGCATCGCACTGGCCCGCGCCATCCTGAAGAACGCGCCGATTCTTGTGTTGGACGAAGCGACCTCGGCGCTGGATTCCGAGGTCGAAGCGTCCATCCAGGAAGCGTTGGAGCGTGTGATGGAGGGCAAGACCGTCCTTGCCATCGCACACCGCCTGTCCACGCTGGCGCAAATGGATAGGATCATTGTGCTCGATGACGGGCGGGTGGTCGAAGAAGGCACGCATCAGCAACTGTTGGAGCAGCGCGGGCTCTATGCCCGTTACTGGCAGCGCCAGTCGGGTGGCTTCATCTGCGCAGATGACGAATCTGCAGAAGCCGCCGAATAA
- a CDS encoding class I SAM-dependent RNA methyltransferase, with amino-acid sequence MTNLQKPPNNQMVMVTINRLGHLGDGIAEGPVYAARTLPGEIVTGDLDGDRIAAPKIVEPSPVRVSPSCRHYKSCGGCALQHASDAFVADWKIDVVRQALLAQGLDAPIRGISTSPARSRRRAAFSGRRTKKGALVGFHGRGSGTLTEIPDCDVVSDGLKAALPALEDITRVAGSRKGEITFTVTQTLTGLDLRVDGAKPLDQELSMALPAIVEKHALARLSWGDEPFLTREPPIVTMGAARVPLPAGAFLQATEHGEQALLSAVRDAVGDAPRIADLFAGCGTFTLPLAEHAELHAVESEPMMLAALDQGWRHAQGLKPVTTETRDLFRRPLMADELCRFDAAVIDPPRAGAEAQMQELASAAIPRIAAVSCNPVTFARDAAVLCAAGYELGWIQIVDQFRWSTHVELAASFVLP; translated from the coding sequence ATGACGAATCTGCAGAAGCCGCCGAATAATCAGATGGTTATGGTCACGATCAACCGTCTGGGCCATCTTGGGGATGGTATCGCCGAAGGTCCCGTCTATGCCGCGCGAACCCTTCCCGGGGAGATCGTCACCGGTGATCTGGACGGCGACCGCATTGCCGCCCCGAAGATCGTCGAACCTTCCCCGGTGCGCGTCTCGCCGTCCTGTCGGCACTACAAATCCTGTGGCGGCTGCGCGTTGCAACATGCCTCGGATGCCTTTGTCGCGGATTGGAAAATCGATGTCGTGCGGCAGGCCCTGCTGGCCCAGGGGTTGGATGCCCCGATCCGTGGCATTTCGACATCGCCCGCACGCTCCCGTCGCCGTGCTGCCTTTTCAGGCCGCCGCACCAAAAAGGGCGCACTGGTCGGGTTTCACGGGCGCGGTTCCGGCACATTGACCGAGATCCCCGATTGCGACGTGGTGTCTGATGGCCTCAAAGCCGCGCTGCCGGCCCTCGAGGACATCACGCGCGTCGCAGGGTCCCGCAAGGGCGAAATTACGTTCACGGTCACGCAAACACTCACCGGCCTCGATCTGCGTGTGGATGGTGCCAAGCCGCTCGATCAGGAACTCAGCATGGCGTTACCGGCCATTGTCGAAAAACACGCCCTTGCGCGGCTGAGCTGGGGCGATGAGCCTTTCCTGACCCGCGAACCGCCGATCGTCACGATGGGGGCCGCCCGCGTGCCGTTGCCCGCCGGGGCGTTCCTTCAAGCTACCGAACATGGCGAGCAGGCCTTGTTGTCGGCTGTGCGTGACGCGGTTGGTGATGCGCCGCGGATTGCCGATCTCTTCGCGGGTTGCGGGACCTTTACGCTGCCCCTGGCCGAGCATGCCGAATTGCACGCCGTCGAAAGCGAGCCCATGATGCTTGCGGCGCTAGATCAGGGCTGGCGGCACGCACAGGGACTGAAACCCGTCACTACCGAGACACGCGACCTGTTTCGCCGGCCGCTGATGGCGGACGAGTTATGCCGCTTCGATGCGGCTGTGATCGACCCGCCACGCGCGGGGGCCGAGGCGCAGATGCAAGAACTGGCAAGCGCCGCTATCCCGCGTATCGCTGCCGTATCCTGCAACCCTGTGACCTTCGCACGGGAT